Below is a window of Mesomycoplasma bovoculi M165/69 DNA.
GAAGTTGTTGCTAAAAATGGTGGTATTTATGTTAAATTTAAATATACTGATCCAACAACACAAAAGACAACTATAGGGAATAACTATTATAAAATTTCAAATTTTACAGTTTCAAATTCTGCTTTTAAAACAGATTTTAATTTTACCAACCCAAATCTAAAAACTGTTTTTGAATCAGCGAATTCTGTAGAGCGAACAAGAAAAATAGAGTTTTATTTTAAAGATCAAAGTTGAAATTATAATGATAAAGATGGAAGTGCTAATTGAACCCTAAAGAAAAAATATCTTGATAAAACATTTTTTCAAAATAATCCATCTAAACGTAAAATTAAACTCACAATTTTAGGAGATACATTGGTTCAAGATGACTTTAGGCTATCAAGATTCATTGATAGAAGTCAAATTCATGGAAATTATAGCTCTCCTTATACAGTTACAATTGATTTTGAAAAATTGATGAGTGAAAAAACTGAAACTGTAAGTTTTAAGACCTATCAATATTCAATTGATGGTCACAGACATGCTCCAGAGTTGCAATTAAATTTAACAGCAACACTACTTGACAATCATGATATAAATTTCAAATTATCTCTTGCTGATCCAACTTATAAATTAGTTGTTGGTAATCCTTATTTCTATATGTTATCACCTTCTGAAGTTTTCGGTTCCCGCTTTGGTGAATTTAAAAATGACCAAGCCTTTTTATTAAATTATTATGGTGCTTCTGTAGAAATTAGTTACACAAATGCTGAACAACATGAAGAATTTACAACTGAAGATACCCAAACCAATCAATTTAATTACAAAGAACTTGACTTTAGTCAAGAAAATCAACCAATTACTTTCTACAATCCAGAATCAACACTTAATTCTGATGAGTATAATCCAAACCAAAATGTTAATTATGAACTTCATAATGGTTATTTAATGGATCAAGAATATATTCACAGTGGTTGAAAAAATAATGAATTAGTTAAACAAGCACGTGCTCGTGAATTTGCTTTTAGTTTTGGAACTGGGACAGAACTCGCTAAAGTAAGTAATGATCCAAAAGATTTGACATTCTATGGTATTTCAAACCGTCATATTGTCAAAGTTAATAGTTGGAAGGATTTAAGAACTCCCGCTGGTTATCAAGGTCGAAGTTACTTTACCAAACCATCAGATAAATTCCAAAATGATGTAAATACTGGTTATTCATATTGAGGTGGTGGTCAAGTTGGTAGAAATATGAAATTACAGGTAATTTGAACTGGAATTGAGCAAACTAATAAAAATGGAGTACCTACTGGTTCTGGAAAAGAAAATATCGATGCTACTGTATTTTCATTTAATGTTAAACCAATGATTGATGATGCTCGTAAATGAGGTCGAATGGAACTTGTTAAATGATTTGAAGATTTAGCAAAATTACCAGATGTTAAGTTTAATACTAGTTGGAAAAAACAAGGTATAAGTCTAAATCCTGATGTACGAAGATATGCCATTATCGGTTTCCCATATGGAAAACAAGCGGGATACTATATTAATAGAGTTAAAAATGCACAAGATACAATTAGTTTAGCTCACGCTAACAATTATGTACAAACCTTTTACAATGCTGGAAACTCTGGAACTGGAATTTTAGGTTCAGGTGATGAATATGTTGCAACAATCAACTCTGGAGTGCCACTTACTGGCTTACAAGGTTGAAAATATGATACTCCTAATTTCAATTATTTTGGAATTAACTTTGATGGAGAACATCCACTTGATCTTAAAAACACCAATTCATTAGCAGCAGAAATCATTCGTCGTCATTTAGAAAAACCACTAGATTATAAATTACCATGATTCTTTCATAACTTCAAAGGTTATACAAAACAAAATAAATAAAATAATTTTTAAAACAAAACCTGGAAATTCTCTAGGTTTTGTTTTTTTAAAATGTTGAAGTTACAAAATTTTAATTAAAAAATTAAATTTAATATTTTTTTTGGTATAATTTTGGAGATAAAGGCAAATTATGCAAAAAAAATTTATGGAGTTTTGAAAGGACTTAAAATCACTTATTGATAATATAAGTGAAAAAATTAAGCAATTGTGTGTAGACACAATTGAGTTTTTTAAGCATACTTTTGAAGTCAAAGTCTCCAAAATTTTTAAATACCCAATTCACAAATTTTGCATCTTTGCAAATAAAAAAATCAAAGAAACAAAAGATATATTGTTTTTTTACTTCTTTTTATTTAATAAAAACTTGTATTTTCAATTTCGCCACAGCATAACTGAATAATTATTTTTAAATAATTATTATATATAAATATTATTTCAACTTATTTTTGCAATTAGTTGAACTTTTGCCTTTATTTATATAGATGTTTTTAAACATTATTTAGTTATAGGAGCTAATTATGAAAAAAAGCTTTATTTTAAATAAATCAGTTAAAGGTTTGATTGGAGCAGCACTACTCAGCTCAACTGTACTTGTTATTGCAGCTTGCAATATTAATCAAAATAATGATAACAAATCAACACAATTTAACTCAAGTCACAAAATTCAAAAAACTTTAATTAAAAAAGTTAAATATTTAGCAATTGGTGATTCAGTAACTGCTGGATTCAACTTAGACAACAGAATTGATTCACGTGGAAATATGGAAAATGGCCAAGTTAGTGGTCTTTCTTATCCAGCCTTTTTTGCACACTATTTGCAACAAATCAACCACGATTCACTAGTTAGTTTTGATAATTTAGCTCTTTCTGGAACCACTGTTAAAAATTGATTATATTTGCTTGATCCTGAAAACTCTGAATATAAAAAATTTGATAAAACATTTTTAAAATATGCAAATAACATTGATAAATTAACTAACTCACCTTATGGCAAACAAATTAGTGATGTTTTTGGTAATTTTAACTCAGAAAAATACCCGGTTTTTATTCAAAAAATTAAAGAGGCTAACTTATTAACATTTACTTTAGGAGCAAATGATTTATTTCAATCCTTGAATTTATCATATTTAACTTCTTTGACTGATAATCCAGGTTCTAAAGCTGTTATTGCAGAGCAAATTCAACGTGATGTAGCCAAAGCTCTTGCAGATATTAAAGCCAACTTGACCAAATTTATTGCCAAGTTAAAAGAAATTAATCCAGATCTTAGCATTAATATTTTAGGTTACCAAGATCTTAGCAGTAGTGCTATTAAATTTGTTAGTTCCTTGCTCAAAAATGAATTTGGTTTTACCCAAGATTTTGGTCATACCATTATTTCATCACTAAATAAAAACATCAAAGAAGTTGCTTCTCATGAAGAAATTAACTACATCGATCCTTATGACCAAAATGATTGACAAAACAACAAAATTTTTGGTGTTGATCTTGACATCCACCCCTCTGTCAAAGGTTATAAAAAAATGGCTCAAGCACTACTTTATAAGTTAGCGCTTGACCAAAGCAATCTTATTAATCTCAAAGGTGTAGACATTGATTTTCTAGAAAAAAGCAAAGGTGATTATGCACGTGTTTTAGATATTGCTTCAAATCAAGATATTGTTAGCAAAGTTAGTGATGCATCTGTGCTTGAAACTTCAGAATTTGAGACTCAAAATGAGCAAAAATTAACATCTTATCAAGCTAGCGCACAAAACATGTTTGTGGCCTTTTTAGACACAAATAGTGTGATTGAAAAATGAATGATTAACATACTTTCTAAAAGTGGTGATTTCCAATCAATTGCAAAAGTATTTTTAAAACAAAATACAGCAGATGCTCGTAACAAAACTAGAGAGTTTTTAAAAGAATTAGTTCAAAGTCCAATTTTGAGTCAAATTCTTGAAGCACTGAGATCTTATATTGAAGAAGTTAAAGAGAAAAATTTGTGAGATAAAATTACTTTTGATTCCATCATTGATGGTGTCAGTCGGAAATTTTTATTAGAAGGTGGACTACCTGCACTTATTAATTTTGTGCTTAGCAACAAATGAGTTTCACAACAGCCACAAGTTTTAAAAGATGCATTATTTAAAACAGTTTTTGGCAGCACATCAATTCAAAATCGGGTATTATCACTTTTTGGTGATGATAACATTGATAGTAATGATTGAAGAGTTATTTTTGAATTTGACTCTACAAAAGCTTTATTTAGTAAAGTTTTAGATGAGCTTTTAGACAATGGTGCAACTTATAAAAACTCAACTAATTTTGCTGATTTGGTGACCAATTTTGTCAAAAACGATGCTAATCAAAGTGTAATTATCGACTTTGTGCAAAACTTTACAACAGAAGCTCTCAAACAACCTGTTTTCACCACTTTGCTAGTTGATTTAATTGATAAACAAGTCAACATAAAACTTAGTGAAGAAGAAAAAAATGGCATTAGTTCAGCACTACTAGGTATTTCTGAAAACATTACTTCAACAAGAACCTTTAAAAATCTTGCTAAAACCATTGCCATTAGTTTGACAAATGGTTTAAAAAATATTAATTCCAATTTTGACAAAACTGAGCTAACTGATTTATTTGTTGGCACAATGGCCACCAGTTTTAAAAACTTTTTTAGCGACAAGTCCAACTTACTTATATTAGTTCAAGACTTATTGCAAAGTAAATTAAATGAAAAACAAGTAGAATTTTTATCTAAATTATTACAAAAATTATCTTCTATAATTCCTAGTTTAGAACTTTCTACTTTTTATAGCACTAGTGCTAAAAACTATAGTGTTGTAAAAATTATCTTTGACAGTGCTAAAGAATTTTTACAAGAAGATAGTTTCAAACAAATCAATAAACTTTTTGAAACAGCACTCAAAGACTTTTTTATCACCCATCGTGATAAATACAGCAGCTCTATCGACTTTGATAGTTTTGTGTTTCAATTAGTTGCTAACAATGCTGATGAACTTAAAGAAATTATTTATAATTTCTTACTTAGTCAAGGCAAAAAAGATAATTTTAGTTCTGCAGTTGGAACTTTATTGTCTGGACTTTTGGATAAATATAATTACAAATCTGAAACCAAGAGTACTATTGCCAAAATTATTACAGGAATTTTAGAAGATTTTGCAAAACATGACAAAGAAGCTAATAAAGATAACATTATAACTTTATTATTAGACAAATTTGTCAAAGAAATGAAGGACTATGTTACCAAAAATAACGCAGGACAAGACTTAGCAAAAGATGGCTACAATAAAAGTTCAGATACAAACGGTCAAACTAAATATGCAGATCAATATTTAACATTACGTCGTAAACTAAACTTTAATGACTTTTTAGCTCAATTTGGCCAAAATACATTAAAAGATTCATCCTTTTTATATAGCACTTTAAAATCATTTGCTCGTGTTTTTGAAACAGGTCAAAACAAATTAACTACTGATGAATTAGCAAATGCTATTTTTGATATCCTACATTCCAAACCAGTGCTAGAATATTTCAAAAATATTATTCCAGCTGGTAATGATGAACAGCTAAGACAAGAACTTGCAAATATTATTGAGAAGTTTTTAAATTCTAATGCCTTTCTTGAACTCTTAAAAGGTGGGATGGAGTTTATTTTTAACACAAAGAATCTTGAACAACACAAAACCTTATCAGATCTTTTACTTGCATTTTTAAAAGAAAAACATGACTTGGTTGAAAAAGCTATAGCTATCTTTATTACAAGTGATGATGGTTCTAGTTCTCTTAACAATATTTTAGATAGATTACTTAAAGCAAATGATATTAGTTTAGAAAGCTCTAATTTAGAAACTTTACAACAAATTATTAAAGATTTTGCACACCAAACAAGTTTGGCAATTCAAAATAAAACTCAGGACAATTATAAACCACTAACAATTAATGCAGCAATTAGTTTTGTTATTACAAAATTATTTAGTAGTAATCAACAAGAGTTTAATAATAGTTTAACAGACTTAGTTTCTAGTTTTGTTTATGATATTAGTCATATTTATTTTAAAAATCCGACAGATTCACAACATACTAAAATTAATGCAGGAAAACTTTTAACTTTAGTAAAAGGATTTTTAAATACTCAATTTGCAACTAAAGCATTTAACGAAAAATTTGGCACAGAAACAGGTCCGCAAATTAAGGCACTCATTTCATCATTCCTTGATATTCCTGGTACACAAACATTTTTAACTAAAATTTTTGAATTGATTGCAAAACAACAAGTTGAGCAAAATAAATCATTATTTGAAGTTTTGAAAGAAGTTGTAAATGATCAAGAATTCAAAAAGATTTTTGTTGACTTTATCAAATCAATTAATAATAATGAACTTGCAAGCAAACTTAAACCAGTTTTAGGTAAATTATTAGGCGTTGAGCTAGATGATCAACAAATTGCTTCATTTTTAAAATGAGTTAAATTAATTTTAACTGATAATATTGATGCTAAAACTCATAACTATAAAGATGGGAATGATTTAATTAATACAATTATAAAAGTTTTAAATGGTTTATTTGAAGCAAGAAAGAATAATAACAATTTTGATTTTGCAGAATTACAAAAACATTTTGGAACAGAAGAATTTATAGTTAATTTTATTAAACAATTAGCTGCAACTTTTGGTAGTGGTGAAAAAGAAGAAGATAAAGTTAATGATGAAGATAGAAAACATATTGGACAATTAGTTATATCTATTTTAAAATCTTCATTTATTGCAAAGACAATTGATAGTATGGATTTATCTAGTCTACGCACATATTTGGGTGAAGAATATGACACAGATGTGAATCATATAAAAGGATTTATTAAAAAATTAATTTCACAAGAAGGAAATGTAGATTTTATAGTAAATCTTTTGAATGAAGTTGGTAAAAATATTGATAAATATAAAGATGCCACAAGTATTGTTGACCTTTTACGAAAAATTATTCAAAATAACAAACAACTAATTGAAGAATATTTATGACAACTAATTGATTTTGCTGTTAATGATGCTGATATGGGCAAAATTTTTGCAAAAATTATTGCAAAACAACTTAAATTAGATACAGCTGAAATGCAAGAAGCAGATTATAATTTTATTAGTGGTTTTTTAAAAGGTTTAATTGATCGTGGTAAACAATCACAAATTGTTACAACAATTTTAGATGAAGTAGTAGATCAAATAGGCAAAAGTACAGAAACACAATTTGATTCTAATTTTTTCACCAACATATTTAATTCAATTTCAGGTGCAAAATTATTTAATTTTGATTTTGTTATTAAAATTGACAATGAGCTTAAACAACAAGCAACACCCGTTTCATCTGATGAGCAATGAAAAAAATTAGATGGGAAAACTGATAAATCTCCATTTACTGCAAAAGAATTTGCGGAGTTTTTTGACACTATTTTAGTTAAGGCGCCACAATGAAATAAAAATAAACAAGATAGTGGTTCAGTGATTTTGAAAGGATTAAACAATATACCATATACAGGATTTAATTTTATTGATGTAATTTTTAGTGGCGGAAGTTCTGCTAAGGGTGCAAAAACACAATTGTCATCAATAGCAGATATATTTAAACAAGTTTATTTAAGTGTAAAAGACAAAGTTAATTATAGTAATTTTAAAGATACTGCAGAAGGTAGAACATTATATCGTTTAATGTTTTTAACACTATTTTATGCTTGAGAATCTCAATTTAAAAATGCAAGTTATTTTATTTATTCTGTTGGATTTTATGGAGGCTTTGGAGAAACATCAACAGCAAGTGGTCAAATTATAAAAGCATTTAAAGATGCACTTCCTAATGGTAGTGATAAGAGTGAATATGACAAGTTTATTGATGCTTTAAAAGGTGACCCTTGAAAGAAACCTAATCATTGATGAGAAATTGGTAGTTGATATAAAGCGTATAATGTAAAACCAAGTGATATGCTAACAATGATTTATTACAACACAAGTAGTAATCCTTTTACTAACACAAAAACAAAGCAAGCAGCCAAGACAGAAGAACCCACACTAAAAGACCAAATTCTCGAACAAATTCGCCAAGGTTCTTTTGATGGTTGGGAAAATCCAAAATCTTAATAACCCCAACTAATAATAAAGTCAAATTTATTATTAGTTTTTTAAAAGTAATAGAAAATAAGTAAGATAAATAATACAAATAAAAAAAATAATTGGCAAGTTTTAAAGGAAAATATGAAAATTTTTAATACTTTAAAATCACTTACAAATTATATTAAAGAACAAAGTATGCAATTGTATACAAAAGCAATTGAGTTTTTCAAATCAATGTTTAAAGTTAAAAAAAGAGCACAACCAAAATTGTGTAAGTGCAAATTTTTTCTAATATTAACTATTATTGCTTCAAAGGTAAAAATGCTCAAAGTTTTTTCTATCTTTGAACTTTTAAACCACTTTTACTTTCAATTTAATCCTATTATATAAGTTTGAAAAGTTATTTTAAAACTATATGTTTATTTAGTATTTTTTAAACTTAGTTAGGAGCATTATGAACAAAGACAAAAAGTTTATTTTACACAAACCTATTAAGGTATTGCTTGGAACTGCGGCTATAGGTGTTGCTACATGTGTGGTGGCGGCTTGCAATGTTCGCAAAAGTGAAGAACATGTTGGAGCTAAAGAATTAGAAGCAGTCAAGTATGAAAACACTTTAGTAAAACAAGTTAAGTATTTAGCGATCGGAGACTCGCTAACAGCTGGTTTTAATTTAGATAGTGGAGTTGACTCACGTGGTAATTTAGTTAATAAAACAGTTAGTGGACTGTCATATCCAGCCTTTTTTGCGCACTATTTGCAAAAAATTAACCCTGACTCTCTAGTTACTTTTGATAATTTAGCTCTTTCTGGAACCACTGTTAAAAATTGACTTTATTTGCTTGAGCCTCAAAATAGTACTTATGCCAAGTTTGATAAAACATTTTTAAAATATGCAAATAACATTGATAAATTAACTAACTCACCTTATGGCAAACAAATTAGTGATATTTTTGGCAACTTTGACTTGCCAGATTATCCCAAATTTGTCCAAAAAATTAAAGATGCTAACTTATTAACATTTACTTTAGGGGCAAATGATTTATTTCAATCACTTAATTTATCATATTTAACATCTTTGTCAGATAATCAAAGTTTTAAAACTGTTTTGGCTAACAAAGTCAAACAAGATATTGCAAGAGCGCTAGTTGAAATTAAAGCTAATTTAACTAAATTAGTTGAAAAATTAAAAGAGATTAATCCTAAACTTAAAATTAGTGTTTTAGGTTATAAAGATTTAAATAACACTGCCATTAAATTTATCAGCTACTTGCTCAAAAATGAGTTTGGTTTTGAACTTGAATATGGACATTCAGTAATTGCTGAACTAAACAAAAATACTCAAGAGATGGCTTTAGAAAAAGGAATTAATTATATTGATCCTTATGATCCAGATGATTGAAATAAAAATCCAATTTATGGTGTTGACTTTGATATCCACCCTTCTGCCAAGGGATATAAAAAAATGGCACAAGCTTTACTCTATAAATTAGCTTTAGATCAAAGTGAAGATGCTGATTTAAATAATGTAGATATTGCTTTTTTACAAAAAGACAAAAATGATTACAGACGTGTTTTAGATATTGCAACAAATCAGGAAATTATTAGCAAAGTTAATGACAAATCTGTGCTTGAAACTTCAGATTTTGAAACTCAAAATGAGAAACAGTTAGCCAATTATCAAGGTAATGCCCAAAACATGTTTGTGGCTTTTTTAGACACTGATAGTGTCATTGAAAAATGAATTATTGGTTTAATATCAAAAAGTGATGATTTTCAATCAATTGCAAATGTATTTTTAAAACAAAATACCAGTGATGATCGTAGTCAAACAAAAGAGTTTTTAAGACAACTTGCTCAAAGTCCTATTTTAAATCAAATCCTTGCAGCTCTAAAATCATACATTCAAGAAGTTAAAGATAAAAACTTATGGGATAAAGTTACCTTCGAATCTCTCATTGATGGAATTAGTCGGAAATTTTTATTAGAAGGTGGACTGCCTGCGCTTATTAATTTTGTACTTAGCAATGAATGACTTTCCAAGCAACGCGGACCCTTAAAAGATGCACTATACAAAACTGTTTTTAGTAGTGTATCAATCCAAAATCGAGTTTTATCACTTTTTGATGATAGCTCAGATAGTGGAAATTGAAGGGTAATTTTTGAATTTGACTCTGTTAAAACTTTATTTAGTAAAGTTTTAGATGAACTTTTAGACAAAGGTGAAGAATATAAAAACTCTACCAATTTTGCTGGTTTGGTAACAAATTTTGTTAAAAATGAGGCCAACCAAAGTGCAATTATTGATTTTGTTCAAAATTTTAGTACCGATGCGCTTAAACAACCTATATTTACCACTTTATTAGTTAATTTAGTTGATAAAAAGGCTAATTTAGGTCTTACTGAACAAGAAAAAGTTGGCATTAGTTCGGCACTTTTAGGACTTGCTGAAAACATCACTGCTACTAAAACCTTTAAAAATTTAGCAAGAACTGTTACCATTACTTTGATAAACAATTTAAAAAGTATTGATTCAACTTTTGATAGACAAAAGTTGACACAAATGTTTTTAACAACTTTGGGAACAAGTTTTAAAAATTTTTTCACCAATAAAGATAATTTATATACATTAGTACAAGACTTATTGCAAACCAAGTTAAGAGATAAACAAGTTGAAATTCTTTCAAAACTATTACAACGTACTAGTTGGCTTATTTCGACTTTAGATCTTTCAACTTTTTATAATCCAGATGCTCAAAACTATGCTGTTGTAAAAGTTGTCTTTGATAGTGCCAAAGAATTTTTACAAGAAAACAGTTTTGCCCAAATTAATAATCTTTTTGCTATTGCACTTAAAGACTTTTTTATCACTAACCGAGATAAATATGTCAAAGCTGTTGATTTTGATAGTTTTGTGTTTCAATTGGTGGCCCACAATTCTGAGCAGCTCAAAAAAATTATTTATGATTTTTTAGCTGCTCAAGGTAGCAAAGATAATTTTAACAATGCTGTTGCAACACTATTATCTGGATTGCTAGATAAATATAATTATAAACCTGAAACCAAAACTACAATTTCTAAAATTATTAAGGCAATTTTGCAAGATTTTTCAAGACATGGCAAAGATAATGATGATAACATTATAAATTTATTACTAAATAGATTTGCTACAGAAATGAGAATTTATGTCGCTAATAACAATGGCAAGCAAGATGTTATAGAAAATGATTATAACAAAAGTGACAACCAAAGTAAAAGAACAACTTTTGCAAGCAAATATGATACTTTGCGTCGCAAATTAAATTTTAATGATTTTTTAACCAGCTTTGCTCAGAGCACTTTAAAAGATTCAACTTTTTTAAGAAAAACTCTCAAATCATTTGCTCAAATTTTTAATAACAAAGATGTTAAACAAGCAATAACCTCAGCTGAGTTAGCAGATGCTATTTTTGATATTTTGCAATCTCAACAAGTAACAGATTTTTTCAAAAATAGCATTCATATAGGTAAAATTGATATAAATTTAAACCAAGAACTTGCAGATATTATAGGAAAGTTTTTAAAATCTGAAGAACTTCACAAACTACTAAAAGCTGGGATAGATTTTATTTTTAATGTTGAAAATCTTGATAAATATACAACATTATCTCAATTATTACTTGAATTTTTAAAGGAAAACCGTTCTCTAGTTGATGATGCTATTGCAGTTTTTGTTGATAAAAGTGATGTCTTTAATTCAATTAATTCAATTTTAGACAAACTACTAAAAGCCAATAATATTAATTTAGCAAATTCTCAATTAGAAACATTAAAAACCATTATTAAGGATTTAGCTCATGAAACTAGATTGGCAATTGAGTCCAAAAGTAAACAAGAAGCTCCAAAAAGATATAGCCCTCAAACTATAAGTGCCATAATTGGTGTGGTCACAACTACTTTGTTAAGCAATGATGGTCAAGATTTTAATAATAGTTTAATTGATTTAACATCCAGTCTTATTTATGATATTAGTAATATTTACTTTAAAAAAGATGGAAGTCAAAGTTCATCAGAGCACCAAAAACTTAGTGCACAAAATCTTTTAGATTTAGTTAAAGGATTTTTAAAGAGTGATTTTGCAACGAATTTATTTAAACAAAAATTCGGTGATGCAAGAGGGCAAAATCTTAAAGAATTAATTTTATTTTTCCTTGAAACAAATGGTGCAAGTCAGTTTGTGCAATCAGTTTTTGAATTAATTGCAGAGCAAACAATTAGCAAAGATGAATCACTTTTTAGTGTCTTGAAAAAAGTTGTTGAAAATGAAAAATTTACATCTGCCTTTGTAGATTTTGTTAAACAAATTGATGATAATCAACTTGCGCAAAAAACCAAGTCACTTTTAGATGAAATGCTAGGTGTTACTTTAGATCAATCTCAAATTACTTCATTTTTTAAATGAACTAAATTAATTTTAACTGATAATTTAAAAAATGAAGATCATAATTATAGTAATGCAAATGATTTAGTTAAAATTTTGAGCAAAATTTTAGCTAAATTATTCGAACAAAGAGCACAAAATCGAAGTTTTGATCTTAGTGAGTTAGCAAATGAGTTTGCAAATGAAGATTTTATAGTTAATTTTATTAAGCAATTAGCAGCAACATTGAGTAATGTTGATGAAGAAGACAAGACAAATATTG
It encodes the following:
- a CDS encoding SGNH/GDSL hydrolase family protein; translation: MKKSFILNKSVKGLIGAALLSSTVLVIAACNINQNNDNKSTQFNSSHKIQKTLIKKVKYLAIGDSVTAGFNLDNRIDSRGNMENGQVSGLSYPAFFAHYLQQINHDSLVSFDNLALSGTTVKNWLYLLDPENSEYKKFDKTFLKYANNIDKLTNSPYGKQISDVFGNFNSEKYPVFIQKIKEANLLTFTLGANDLFQSLNLSYLTSLTDNPGSKAVIAEQIQRDVAKALADIKANLTKFIAKLKEINPDLSINILGYQDLSSSAIKFVSSLLKNEFGFTQDFGHTIISSLNKNIKEVASHEEINYIDPYDQNDWQNNKIFGVDLDIHPSVKGYKKMAQALLYKLALDQSNLINLKGVDIDFLEKSKGDYARVLDIASNQDIVSKVSDASVLETSEFETQNEQKLTSYQASAQNMFVAFLDTNSVIEKWMINILSKSGDFQSIAKVFLKQNTADARNKTREFLKELVQSPILSQILEALRSYIEEVKEKNLWDKITFDSIIDGVSRKFLLEGGLPALINFVLSNKWVSQQPQVLKDALFKTVFGSTSIQNRVLSLFGDDNIDSNDWRVIFEFDSTKALFSKVLDELLDNGATYKNSTNFADLVTNFVKNDANQSVIIDFVQNFTTEALKQPVFTTLLVDLIDKQVNIKLSEEEKNGISSALLGISENITSTRTFKNLAKTIAISLTNGLKNINSNFDKTELTDLFVGTMATSFKNFFSDKSNLLILVQDLLQSKLNEKQVEFLSKLLQKLSSIIPSLELSTFYSTSAKNYSVVKIIFDSAKEFLQEDSFKQINKLFETALKDFFITHRDKYSSSIDFDSFVFQLVANNADELKEIIYNFLLSQGKKDNFSSAVGTLLSGLLDKYNYKSETKSTIAKIITGILEDFAKHDKEANKDNIITLLLDKFVKEMKDYVTKNNAGQDLAKDGYNKSSDTNGQTKYADQYLTLRRKLNFNDFLAQFGQNTLKDSSFLYSTLKSFARVFETGQNKLTTDELANAIFDILHSKPVLEYFKNIIPAGNDEQLRQELANIIEKFLNSNAFLELLKGGMEFIFNTKNLEQHKTLSDLLLAFLKEKHDLVEKAIAIFITSDDGSSSLNNILDRLLKANDISLESSNLETLQQIIKDFAHQTSLAIQNKTQDNYKPLTINAAISFVITKLFSSNQQEFNNSLTDLVSSFVYDISHIYFKNPTDSQHTKINAGKLLTLVKGFLNTQFATKAFNEKFGTETGPQIKALISSFLDIPGTQTFLTKIFELIAKQQVEQNKSLFEVLKEVVNDQEFKKIFVDFIKSINNNELASKLKPVLGKLLGVELDDQQIASFLKWVKLILTDNIDAKTHNYKDGNDLINTIIKVLNGLFEARKNNNNFDFAELQKHFGTEEFIVNFIKQLAATFGSGEKEEDKVNDEDRKHIGQLVISILKSSFIAKTIDSMDLSSLRTYLGEEYDTDVNHIKGFIKKLISQEGNVDFIVNLLNEVGKNIDKYKDATSIVDLLRKIIQNNKQLIEEYLWQLIDFAVNDADMGKIFAKIIAKQLKLDTAEMQEADYNFISGFLKGLIDRGKQSQIVTTILDEVVDQIGKSTETQFDSNFFTNIFNSISGAKLFNFDFVIKIDNELKQQATPVSSDEQWKKLDGKTDKSPFTAKEFAEFFDTILVKAPQWNKNKQDSGSVILKGLNNIPYTGFNFIDVIFSGGSSAKGAKTQLSSIADIFKQVYLSVKDKVNYSNFKDTAEGRTLYRLMFLTLFYAWESQFKNASYFIYSVGFYGGFGETSTASGQIIKAFKDALPNGSDKSEYDKFIDALKGDPWKKPNHWWEIGSWYKAYNVKPSDMLTMIYYNTSSNPFTNTKTKQAAKTEEPTLKDQILEQIRQGSFDGWENPKS